Proteins co-encoded in one Candidatus Nitrosacidococcus tergens genomic window:
- a CDS encoding aminoglycoside phosphotransferase family protein yields MHYSLTPVAGDASARRYFRLFQPQKESLIIMDAPPEKEGCTNFIYIANKLNKLGLNVPRILSQDLAQGFLLLTDLGSDQYLDFLNVNSAQTLYEDAISALLILQSKGTNSADLRPYSRKLLLQEMELFKDWYLGCHLGIQMTTELDSIFNLLVNIVLNQPQVFVHRDYHSRNLMITNQNNPGILDFQDAVKGPVTYDLVSLLRDCYIAWPQEKIAGWVSTYRNKAAQLNIPVGQDLNEFLYWFDWMGIQRHLKAIGIFARLNYRDHKPNYLKDIPRTLAYIIRVGSQYNELVDLNKILQSLPQSDMVLQ; encoded by the coding sequence ATGCACTACTCTTTAACTCCTGTTGCAGGAGATGCTAGTGCTCGTCGTTATTTTCGTCTTTTTCAGCCCCAAAAAGAATCTTTGATTATAATGGATGCCCCACCAGAGAAGGAGGGGTGTACCAATTTTATTTATATTGCTAATAAATTAAATAAATTAGGGTTAAATGTACCTAGAATTTTATCCCAAGATTTAGCACAAGGATTTTTACTGTTGACTGACTTAGGATCTGACCAATATTTGGATTTTTTAAATGTAAATAGTGCACAAACACTTTATGAGGACGCAATTTCTGCTCTTTTAATATTACAAAGCAAAGGTACTAATAGTGCGGATTTAAGACCCTATAGCCGTAAATTGTTACTCCAAGAAATGGAGTTGTTTAAAGATTGGTACCTAGGGTGTCATTTAGGGATTCAAATGACTACAGAACTTGATTCCATATTTAATTTATTAGTAAATATAGTATTAAATCAGCCCCAAGTATTTGTGCATCGAGATTATCATTCTCGAAATTTAATGATCACTAATCAAAATAATCCTGGTATTTTAGATTTCCAAGATGCTGTTAAAGGCCCTGTAACTTACGATTTAGTTTCTTTACTGCGGGATTGTTATATTGCTTGGCCACAAGAAAAAATAGCAGGTTGGGTATCTACGTATAGAAACAAAGCAGCTCAACTGAACATTCCCGTAGGGCAGGATTTGAATGAATTTTTATATTGGTTTGATTGGATGGGTATTCAAAGGCATTTGAAAGCGATAGGTATTTTTGCCCGCCTGAATTATCGAGATCATAAACCTAATTACTTAAAAGATATTCCTAGAACTTTAGCATATATAATTAGAGTAGGGAGTCAGTATAATGAGTTAGTAGATTTAAATAAAATCCTACAATCTCTACCTCAATCTGATATGGTTTTGCAGTGA
- the rfbD gene encoding dTDP-4-dehydrorhamnose reductase: protein MLINTYPRIIILGSYGQVGWELQRTFASLGKIIPLGRSQLDLSKLETIRSCLMAYRPNLIINAAAYTQVDKAEEEQKLAMTVNGTAPGILAEIAKELDAALIHYSTDYVFNGKNNTPYQEGDIPNPINTYGKTKLAGEKAITEIGGNYLIFRTCWVYGLRGHNFLLTMQRLIKEQKTIQVVNDQFGTPTWSRFIAEATAQVIAQTRGGIANYINEYSGIYHLSCKGEISWHEFAQAINNRINLQNSNQAQIIPIPTSDYPTLAKRPRFSCLDNTHIQNTFGITLPDWNLGLDLLLS from the coding sequence ATTTTAATTAATACCTACCCCAGGATTATTATTCTTGGTTCCTACGGTCAGGTAGGCTGGGAATTGCAGCGAACCTTTGCATCTTTAGGAAAGATTATCCCTTTAGGACGATCTCAACTTGATTTATCTAAACTAGAAACCATTCGCTCTTGCCTTATGGCGTATCGCCCCAATTTAATTATTAATGCAGCTGCCTATACCCAAGTAGATAAAGCGGAAGAAGAACAAAAATTGGCTATGACTGTTAATGGCACTGCACCTGGGATTTTAGCAGAAATCGCTAAAGAGCTAGATGCTGCTTTAATTCATTACTCTACAGATTATGTATTTAATGGAAAAAATAATACTCCTTACCAAGAGGGAGATATTCCTAATCCGATTAATACCTATGGAAAAACTAAGCTAGCTGGAGAAAAAGCTATTACTGAAATAGGGGGTAACTATCTAATTTTTCGTACCTGTTGGGTCTATGGGTTAAGAGGTCATAACTTTTTGCTCACGATGCAGCGACTTATTAAAGAGCAAAAAACAATCCAAGTAGTCAACGATCAGTTTGGTACCCCTACTTGGAGCAGATTTATTGCTGAGGCTACAGCCCAGGTTATTGCTCAAACACGAGGAGGTATTGCAAATTACATTAATGAATATTCAGGGATTTATCACTTAAGCTGTAAAGGAGAAATTTCATGGCATGAATTTGCTCAGGCTATTAACAATAGAATTAATTTACAAAATAGCAACCAAGCTCAAATTATTCCTATTCCAACTTCTGATTATCCTACCTTAGCAAAAAGACCTAGATTTTCCTGTCTTGATAACACTCATATTCAAAATACTTTTGGTATCACACTTCCTGATTGGAATTTAGGATTAGATTTGCTTTTATCCTAA
- the rfbC gene encoding dTDP-4-dehydrorhamnose 3,5-epimerase, which produces MEVFPTKIPDVFLLKPKVFEDDRGFFFESYHNKKLNNSLNKEIQFVQDNHSQSKKGVLRGLHYQIKQPQGKLVRVVIGEVFDVAVDLRKNSSYFGHWIGYYLSAENKQQLWIPAGFAHGFLVLSEYAEFLYKTTDYYVSEYERCICWDDPTLDIHWPLSEKPVVSVKDQAGQSFKEAELF; this is translated from the coding sequence ATGGAAGTATTTCCTACAAAAATTCCTGATGTGTTCCTCCTTAAACCTAAAGTATTTGAAGATGATCGAGGTTTTTTTTTCGAGAGCTACCACAATAAAAAACTTAATAACTCCTTAAATAAAGAAATTCAGTTTGTTCAAGATAATCATTCTCAGTCAAAAAAAGGCGTTTTACGAGGGCTTCATTATCAAATAAAACAGCCTCAAGGCAAGTTAGTACGAGTAGTAATCGGGGAGGTGTTTGATGTGGCTGTAGACTTAAGAAAAAATTCTTCTTATTTTGGTCATTGGATAGGCTATTACTTATCTGCAGAAAATAAGCAACAACTTTGGATACCTGCAGGATTCGCTCATGGATTTCTTGTGCTTAGTGAATATGCAGAATTCCTCTACAAAACAACTGATTACTATGTATCTGAATATGAACGGTGCATTTGTTGGGATGATCCTACTCTCGATATTCATTGGCCTCTATCAGAAAAACCTGTGGTATCTGTAAAAGATCAAGCAGGTCAGTCTTTTAAGGAAGCGGAACTATTTTAA
- the rfbA gene encoding glucose-1-phosphate thymidylyltransferase RfbA — protein MSKGIILAGGLGTRLYPITQPICKQLLPIYDKPMIYYPLSTLMLGGIREILIISTPRDLPVLEQLLGSGEQWGVNFTYQVQLYPAGIAQAFILGKNFIKESPCALILGDNIFHGEDLSTLLKNARDRQQGATVFAYPVYDPERYGVIEFDHYHKIVSIEEKPSVPKSCYAITGVYFYDNQVVEIAKNLAPSARGELEITDINQYYLKNESLFVEIMGRGMTWLDAGTHDSLLEAALFIQTIEKRQGLKIACPEEIAYRMGYINAENLECLAQSLQKSSYGSYLLRLLQEKNYLL, from the coding sequence ATGAGTAAAGGAATTATTCTAGCTGGCGGTTTAGGTACTCGCTTATATCCTATTACACAACCCATTTGTAAACAGCTTTTACCTATCTATGATAAACCTATGATTTATTACCCCCTTTCTACTTTAATGCTAGGGGGAATTAGAGAGATTCTAATTATTTCAACTCCACGAGACTTGCCAGTACTAGAGCAATTATTAGGCTCAGGAGAACAATGGGGGGTAAATTTTACATACCAGGTGCAACTTTACCCTGCAGGGATTGCACAGGCTTTTATTTTAGGAAAAAATTTTATTAAAGAGAGTCCTTGTGCGCTGATTCTTGGAGATAATATTTTTCATGGAGAGGATCTCTCAACCCTATTGAAAAACGCTAGAGATCGGCAGCAAGGAGCTACTGTATTTGCCTATCCTGTCTATGATCCAGAGCGATATGGTGTAATTGAATTTGATCACTATCATAAAATCGTAAGTATTGAAGAAAAGCCCTCCGTACCCAAATCCTGTTACGCCATAACAGGAGTTTATTTTTATGATAACCAAGTAGTAGAAATTGCTAAAAATTTAGCTCCATCGGCAAGAGGAGAGTTAGAAATTACTGATATTAATCAGTATTATTTAAAAAATGAATCTTTATTTGTAGAAATCATGGGGCGAGGAATGACTTGGCTTGATGCAGGTACTCATGATTCTCTTTTAGAAGCGGCTTTGTTTATTCAAACTATAGAAAAAAGACAAGGACTCAAAATAGCTTGTCCTGAAGAAATTGCTTACCGAATGGGTTATATTAATGCTGAAAATCTTGAGTGTTTAGCCCAGTCCTTGCAAAAAAGTAGCTATGGAAGCTATTTATTGAGGCTATTACAAGAAAAAAATTATTTACTCTAG
- the rfbB gene encoding dTDP-glucose 4,6-dehydratase produces MNQTILITGGAGFIGSTLVRYFIENTKYRIVNIDKLTYAGSLESLKSVASHPQHQFIHADISNFEIITELFTKYQPSAVMNLAAESHVDRSIDSPIDFINTNILGTYYLLEATLSYWQTLDQKSQTRFRFHHISTDEVFGSLGKEGLFKEYSPYCPNSPYAASKASSDHLVRAWYHTYGLPILITNCSNNYGPYQFPEKLIPLMILNGLEGKSLPIYGQGDNIRDWLYVDDHVRALHLVLDRGTPGETYNIGGHNEKTNREVVETICQIFDELFPYSSYTPHCSLITHVTDRPGHDLRYAIDASKITKELGWQPQESFITGLHKTIAWYRDNQDWCQMSLKTYQRERLGTDRISL; encoded by the coding sequence ATGAATCAAACCATACTTATTACTGGTGGTGCAGGCTTCATTGGCTCTACATTAGTACGCTACTTTATTGAAAATACCAAATATCGTATTGTTAATATAGATAAACTTACTTATGCAGGTAGCTTAGAATCTCTAAAATCAGTTGCCTCCCATCCTCAACACCAATTTATTCATGCCGATATTAGTAACTTTGAAATTATAACAGAGCTATTTACTAAGTATCAGCCAAGTGCTGTGATGAACTTGGCAGCTGAATCCCATGTGGATCGATCTATTGATAGCCCTATTGATTTTATTAATACTAATATTTTAGGTACTTATTACTTACTAGAAGCAACGCTTAGCTATTGGCAAACCCTTGATCAAAAATCTCAAACTCGGTTTCGATTCCACCATATCTCTACCGATGAAGTATTTGGCTCTCTAGGAAAGGAAGGATTATTCAAAGAATACTCCCCTTATTGTCCTAATTCTCCTTATGCAGCGAGCAAAGCTAGCTCTGATCACTTAGTAAGGGCTTGGTATCATACTTATGGGTTACCCATTTTAATCACTAATTGCTCTAATAATTATGGTCCTTATCAATTTCCAGAGAAACTTATCCCATTAATGATTCTAAATGGGCTTGAAGGAAAATCCCTTCCCATTTATGGGCAAGGGGATAATATTCGAGATTGGCTTTATGTAGATGATCATGTACGAGCTTTGCACTTGGTATTAGATAGAGGAACACCTGGTGAAACTTATAATATTGGAGGTCATAACGAAAAAACTAATAGAGAAGTAGTAGAGACTATCTGCCAAATTTTTGATGAGTTATTTCCTTACTCTTCCTATACTCCTCACTGTTCTTTAATCACTCATGTGACCGATCGACCTGGTCATGACCTACGCTATGCTATTGATGCTAGTAAAATTACTAAAGAATTGGGCTGGCAGCCTCAAGAAAGTTTTATTACTGGACTCCATAAAACTATTGCATGGTATAGAGATAATCAAGACTGGTGCCAAATGAGTTTAAAAACTTATCAAAGAGAGCGATTAGGAACAGATAGAATAAGTTTATGA
- the glgA gene encoding glycogen synthase GlgA: protein MYKVLFAASEVHPLIKTGGLGDVAGILPTALFKLGWDVGVILPAYPNCKQQLKNLVQVTSLSIPSVTTPVIILKGELPGVPVTFWLVDSPRHFNRPGNPYIGENGQEWPDNADRFATFCKAIVHGFVTYPNLDWKPDVIHCNDWHTGLIPPLLDSVANRPVTMFTIHNLSYQGVFPYATFQELQLPNHLWLSSALAFHNQLSFMKGGLIFSDWLTTVSPSYAKEIMTPELGCGLDDILRQRFKNLTGILNGADYDRWDPVQDSLIEKPYNKESWYDKVKNKLALQRQFHLPENKKIPMFGFIGRLVTQKGIDLIIKILPKIISEQIQIIFLGEGEEYYQSCLETLARKYPEKIGLSLGYSETLAHSIQAGVDIFLMPSYFEPCGLTQIYALRYGTIPIVHKVGGLADTIIDATPENLDRELATGFIFNNPTSSELLHAIERCLHLYAQPYLWQKLILTGMAQDFNWKNSAKRYLELYYKLLQSRSTIE from the coding sequence GTGTATAAAGTTTTATTTGCAGCAAGTGAGGTTCATCCTCTAATAAAAACCGGCGGTTTAGGAGATGTAGCAGGTATTTTACCTACGGCACTCTTTAAACTAGGGTGGGATGTAGGTGTTATTTTACCTGCTTACCCAAACTGCAAACAACAGCTTAAAAACCTTGTACAAGTTACCTCTTTATCTATTCCATCTGTAACTACGCCAGTCATTATTTTAAAAGGAGAGTTACCAGGTGTGCCTGTTACTTTTTGGCTAGTAGATAGTCCACGTCATTTTAATCGCCCAGGTAATCCCTATATAGGTGAAAATGGACAAGAATGGCCAGATAATGCCGATCGCTTTGCTACCTTTTGTAAAGCAATCGTACATGGTTTTGTTACCTATCCAAACCTAGACTGGAAACCTGATGTTATTCACTGTAATGATTGGCATACTGGGCTAATTCCTCCTTTATTAGATTCGGTAGCAAATAGACCCGTTACTATGTTTACTATTCATAATCTAAGTTATCAAGGGGTATTTCCCTATGCCACATTTCAGGAATTACAACTCCCAAACCATCTGTGGTTATCCTCTGCTCTAGCATTTCATAATCAGCTCTCTTTTATGAAAGGTGGATTAATATTTTCTGATTGGCTAACCACAGTTAGTCCAAGTTACGCAAAGGAAATTATGACTCCAGAACTAGGCTGTGGCTTAGATGATATATTACGCCAGCGCTTTAAGAATCTTACGGGTATATTAAACGGAGCAGACTATGATCGGTGGGATCCAGTTCAAGATTCTTTAATTGAAAAGCCTTATAATAAAGAGAGTTGGTACGACAAAGTTAAAAATAAGCTAGCATTACAGCGTCAATTTCATTTACCTGAAAATAAAAAAATTCCTATGTTTGGCTTTATAGGGAGATTAGTTACCCAAAAAGGAATTGATTTAATTATTAAAATTTTACCCAAGATTATTTCAGAGCAAATTCAAATTATTTTTCTTGGAGAAGGAGAAGAATATTATCAATCCTGTTTAGAAACGCTTGCTAGAAAATATCCTGAAAAAATAGGATTATCTCTTGGTTATAGCGAAACTCTTGCCCATAGTATTCAAGCTGGGGTAGATATTTTTCTTATGCCTTCTTATTTTGAACCTTGTGGGCTTACTCAAATTTATGCTCTACGCTATGGTACGATTCCTATCGTACATAAAGTAGGCGGACTTGCCGATACAATTATAGATGCAACACCAGAGAATTTGGATCGAGAACTAGCGACAGGTTTTATATTTAACAATCCTACTTCTAGTGAACTATTACATGCTATTGAGCGATGCCTTCATTTATACGCCCAACCTTATTTATGGCAAAAATTAATACTCACTGGAATGGCACAAGACTTTAATTGGAAAAATAGTGCTAAACGCTATCTTGAGCTTTATTACAAACTACTTCAAAGCCGTTCTACTATAGAGTAA
- the ppc gene encoding phosphoenolpyruvate carboxylase has product MINRIGSHSVSEVNSTVNLKDKELRARVKLFGNLLGKVIQTQSGDRIFIAVETLRKGYIGLRRSENTYKRIRLQNLINKLNPETLTEVVRAFSTYFSLANLAEEAYQYRLRQRRINAGGPFWKGSFEETFQEIKESGVSLEELQNLLNRLAYIPVITAHPTEAKRRTVMDHLRKVFVTNKALDEARLSQREKETIHYQLSQEIQILWKTNEVRARRPQVREEIINGLFYFKVSLFQAIPAIYRQLENVVEKVYGDSITTNKTIHIPSFIHFGSWIGGDRDGNPNVTAETTIMAARLQMRIALRHYLGRVSELMRILTHSIPLTTPSKALISSINYDLRDCPEAFLDDPTRFSHEPYRRKLHLIRHRLQDNLQAVEVKLKPENKLMPPKGVGYTSEFQFLQDLYLIRDSLISHKDGSIANNELQDLIRLVESFGFYLLKLDIRQESARHTEAVAELVRSLKIHPNYLELTELERQKMLSEQLSNKIVHLFDQSQLSSVTQEILNTFYAIKQMCQEISPHILGHYVISMTHTASHVLEVMFLGKITGLIDEKEEQVSCLLKVSPLFETIEDLEHIEPVISALLENPSYLSLLKISGNQQEIMIGYSDSCKDGGILASSWKLYEAQKKVVFLMKSSQVDCRIFHGRGGTIGRGGGPTFDSILSQPQGTVHGQIKFTEQGEVLSSRYSNFETAIYELSMGVSGLIKASITTRPDPKEKQNYLKIMGFLAKEGEKAYREFTENTLGFQDYFYEATPVNEIGLLNIGSRPSHRNKGDRSKASVRAIAWVFSWAQSRHTFPAWYGIGSALEKWQQEHPNQLEKLQRMYREWPYFRAMLSNTQMSLAKAELRIAQQYSQLCLDPEVGSQVFAMFKNEYKRTVTQVLQVVNVQKLLEENPTLELSLKRRNPYLDPLNHIQLTLLKRVRDPSLSTEEQQAWMDPLLRSINAIATGMRNTG; this is encoded by the coding sequence ATGATTAATAGGATTGGATCTCATTCTGTATCGGAAGTAAATTCTACAGTTAATTTAAAAGATAAAGAACTCCGGGCTCGGGTAAAGCTTTTTGGTAATTTATTAGGTAAGGTTATTCAGACCCAATCGGGAGATAGAATATTTATAGCAGTTGAAACCCTACGGAAAGGCTATATTGGTTTAAGGAGAAGTGAGAATACCTATAAAAGAATTCGATTACAGAATCTTATTAATAAACTCAATCCAGAAACCTTAACAGAAGTAGTACGTGCTTTTAGTACTTATTTTAGCTTAGCTAATTTAGCAGAAGAAGCTTATCAGTATCGCTTACGCCAGCGGCGTATTAATGCAGGAGGACCTTTTTGGAAAGGCTCCTTTGAAGAGACTTTCCAAGAAATAAAAGAAAGTGGTGTAAGTCTAGAGGAATTACAAAACTTACTTAATCGTCTTGCTTATATCCCAGTAATTACTGCCCACCCTACCGAAGCAAAGCGGCGTACTGTAATGGATCATTTGCGTAAAGTATTTGTTACTAATAAAGCTTTAGATGAGGCACGCCTTAGCCAACGAGAAAAAGAGACGATTCATTATCAGCTTTCCCAAGAAATCCAAATTTTGTGGAAAACTAATGAAGTTAGAGCACGTCGTCCACAAGTGCGAGAAGAAATTATCAATGGTCTTTTTTATTTTAAGGTTAGCCTATTTCAAGCGATTCCTGCTATTTACCGACAGCTAGAGAATGTAGTTGAAAAAGTATATGGGGATAGTATTACCACAAATAAAACCATTCATATTCCAAGTTTTATTCATTTTGGTTCTTGGATCGGTGGTGATCGGGATGGAAACCCTAATGTAACCGCAGAAACTACAATTATGGCTGCTCGCTTACAAATGAGAATTGCTCTACGACATTATTTAGGGCGAGTATCTGAGTTAATGCGTATTCTTACCCACTCAATCCCTTTAACCACACCGTCAAAAGCACTTATCAGTAGTATTAATTATGATCTTCGTGATTGTCCAGAAGCTTTCTTAGATGATCCTACTCGCTTTAGCCACGAACCCTATCGCCGTAAACTTCATTTGATTCGCCATCGATTGCAAGATAATTTGCAAGCTGTTGAAGTAAAACTAAAGCCAGAAAATAAGCTTATGCCCCCAAAAGGGGTAGGATACACTTCAGAATTTCAATTTCTGCAGGATCTTTATTTAATTCGGGACAGCTTAATTAGCCACAAAGATGGTAGTATTGCAAATAATGAGCTGCAAGATTTAATCCGACTGGTTGAAAGTTTTGGATTTTATTTACTCAAACTAGATATACGTCAAGAATCTGCTCGCCATACCGAAGCAGTTGCAGAATTAGTCAGATCCCTCAAAATTCATCCTAACTATTTGGAACTTACTGAGTTAGAGCGCCAAAAAATGCTCTCTGAGCAGTTAAGTAATAAAATAGTACATCTTTTTGATCAAAGCCAGCTTTCATCCGTTACTCAAGAGATATTGAATACATTTTATGCAATAAAACAAATGTGCCAAGAGATTAGTCCTCATATTCTCGGCCACTATGTTATCTCCATGACTCATACGGCTAGTCATGTACTTGAGGTGATGTTTTTAGGAAAGATAACAGGGCTAATCGATGAAAAAGAAGAGCAGGTTTCTTGTCTTTTGAAAGTTTCTCCTTTATTTGAAACGATAGAAGATTTAGAACACATTGAGCCAGTCATTAGTGCGTTATTAGAAAATCCAAGCTATCTATCTCTACTTAAAATTTCAGGAAATCAGCAAGAAATTATGATTGGCTATTCTGATTCCTGCAAAGATGGAGGAATACTTGCTTCTTCCTGGAAGCTCTATGAAGCCCAGAAAAAGGTAGTTTTTCTTATGAAATCTTCTCAAGTAGATTGTCGTATTTTTCATGGACGAGGCGGTACAATTGGTAGAGGAGGTGGTCCTACCTTTGATTCTATACTTTCCCAGCCTCAAGGTACCGTTCATGGGCAAATAAAATTCACTGAGCAGGGAGAAGTACTCTCATCTCGCTATAGTAATTTTGAGACAGCAATTTACGAACTCAGTATGGGTGTTAGCGGTTTGATTAAAGCCAGCATCACCACACGTCCTGATCCTAAGGAAAAACAAAATTATTTAAAGATTATGGGGTTTCTAGCCAAGGAAGGAGAGAAAGCTTATCGAGAATTTACTGAGAATACACTAGGGTTCCAAGATTATTTTTATGAAGCTACCCCCGTGAATGAAATCGGACTTTTAAATATTGGTTCTCGCCCATCTCATCGAAACAAAGGAGATCGTTCTAAAGCATCAGTACGTGCTATTGCTTGGGTATTTTCTTGGGCACAATCACGGCATACATTCCCAGCTTGGTATGGAATTGGATCTGCCTTAGAAAAATGGCAGCAAGAACACCCAAATCAGCTTGAAAAGCTACAGAGGATGTATCGAGAATGGCCCTATTTCCGGGCCATGTTAAGTAATACTCAAATGTCTCTAGCAAAAGCAGAGCTGCGCATTGCCCAGCAATATTCTCAGTTATGCTTAGATCCTGAGGTAGGATCGCAAGTTTTTGCAATGTTTAAAAATGAATATAAACGCACAGTAACCCAAGTATTGCAAGTCGTTAATGTGCAAAAACTATTAGAAGAAAACCCAACTTTAGAACTCTCTCTTAAGCGTAGAAACCCCTACTTAGATCCTTTGAATCATATTCAACTTACTCTACTAAAAAGAGTTCGAGATCCATCTTTAAGTACTGAAGAGCAACAAGCTTGGATGGATCCTTTGCTACGTTCTATTAATGCGATTGCCACAGGTATGCGAAATACTGGTTAA
- the ggt gene encoding gamma-glutamyltransferase, translating to MILRSIFTFILFILLFIFSGLARSQGKPPKAAIASAHPLATQAGAKILREGGNAFDAAVAISAALAVVEPYSSGIGGGGFWLLHRAKDNKDIMIDGRERAPLAASPNMYLDKHGSVRNRDSVDGPLAAAIPGLPAALDHLTKNYGRLSLRQTLAPAISYAQQGFEANEHFLRMVNFRLPVLKYYPNTAQVFLKNGAVPQLGAKIKQSDLANTLTALAEHGATGFYQGNIANKLVSGVKTAGGIWTLEDLAQYKVLERSTIKGKYHKATIISASPPSAGGIALMTMLNTLNQDNFFTLPKVSKIHLTIEAMRRSYRDRAEYLGDPDFIHIPMEQLIHPYYGAGLRSSISLNKATPSNFLSTAEYKESGQDTTHFSIIDQEGNWVAATLSINYPFGSGFIPAGTGVLLNDEMDDFSISPGVPNVYGLVGNKANEILPRKRPLSSMTPTFVVDNHSVLVLGAPGGSRIITMVLLGILNHMEGKNLIELVSAPRFHHQYLPDEVEYEPKAFSPETIKKLQTLGHHLKANTHTWGNMQAVFWDWEQGIVDAASDPRGTGEALVQ from the coding sequence ATGATCTTACGTTCAATTTTTACTTTCATATTATTCATACTTCTATTTATTTTTTCTGGGTTAGCTAGATCCCAAGGAAAACCACCTAAAGCAGCAATTGCTAGTGCACATCCTCTAGCTACGCAAGCAGGGGCTAAAATACTTCGTGAAGGAGGTAATGCCTTTGATGCAGCAGTGGCTATTAGTGCTGCTTTGGCGGTGGTAGAACCCTACAGCTCAGGAATTGGGGGAGGTGGTTTTTGGCTATTACATCGAGCTAAAGACAATAAAGATATTATGATTGATGGGCGAGAGCGAGCCCCTCTTGCTGCCTCACCAAATATGTATTTGGATAAACATGGATCTGTAAGAAATAGAGACTCAGTAGATGGCCCTCTTGCTGCTGCTATTCCTGGATTACCTGCTGCTTTGGATCATCTTACTAAAAATTATGGTCGACTATCCTTAAGACAAACGCTAGCCCCCGCAATTTCTTATGCTCAGCAAGGGTTTGAAGCTAATGAACATTTTCTCAGAATGGTAAATTTTCGTTTACCTGTTCTTAAATACTACCCTAATACTGCTCAAGTTTTTTTAAAAAATGGAGCGGTCCCTCAACTCGGAGCAAAAATTAAACAATCTGATTTAGCAAATACATTAACTGCACTTGCAGAGCATGGGGCAACTGGTTTTTATCAAGGAAATATAGCAAATAAGTTAGTCAGTGGGGTAAAAACAGCAGGGGGTATTTGGACTTTAGAGGATCTAGCACAATATAAAGTACTCGAGAGATCTACGATTAAAGGAAAATACCATAAAGCTACTATTATTTCAGCAAGTCCTCCTTCTGCAGGTGGGATCGCATTGATGACAATGCTTAATACATTAAACCAAGATAATTTCTTCACTTTACCGAAAGTATCGAAAATTCATCTTACAATTGAAGCAATGCGGCGATCTTATCGAGATCGGGCTGAGTATTTAGGAGATCCTGATTTTATACATATTCCTATGGAACAACTTATTCATCCTTATTATGGAGCAGGATTACGATCTAGTATTTCTTTAAATAAAGCAACACCTAGCAATTTTTTGTCTACTGCAGAATATAAGGAATCTGGGCAAGATACTACTCATTTTTCAATTATAGACCAAGAGGGTAATTGGGTAGCAGCAACATTAAGTATTAACTATCCATTTGGTTCCGGATTCATACCTGCAGGTACTGGCGTGTTACTCAATGATGAAATGGATGATTTTTCTATTTCCCCCGGTGTACCAAACGTCTATGGCTTAGTAGGGAATAAAGCAAATGAGATATTACCAAGAAAACGCCCTTTATCAAGTATGACTCCTACTTTTGTAGTAGATAATCATAGTGTATTAGTACTAGGTGCTCCTGGAGGTAGTCGGATTATTACCATGGTACTTTTGGGTATTTTGAATCATATGGAAGGGAAAAATCTTATAGAATTAGTCTCTGCTCCTAGATTTCACCATCAATATTTGCCTGATGAAGTAGAGTATGAGCCTAAAGCTTTTAGCCCTGAAACAATAAAAAAGTTACAAACCTTAGGGCATCACTTGAAAGCAAATACCCATACTTGGGGAAACATGCAGGCTGTATTTTGGGATTGGGAACAAGGGATCGTTGATGCTGCAAGCGACCCCAGGGGGACAGGAGAAGCATTAGTGCAATAA
- a CDS encoding YfhL family 4Fe-4S dicluster ferredoxin: protein MALLITDECINCGVCEPECPNNAIFQGEEIYEIEANRCTECIGHFDVPQCVEICPVECIIPDPNHKEIKEELEAKYQLLNLDKAEN from the coding sequence ATGGCATTATTAATTACAGATGAATGTATTAACTGCGGTGTTTGTGAGCCAGAATGTCCAAATAATGCTATTTTTCAAGGAGAGGAAATTTATGAAATTGAAGCTAATCGCTGTACTGAATGTATAGGTCATTTTGATGTACCCCAATGTGTTGAAATTTGCCCAGTAGAATGTATTATTCCTGACCCGAACCATAAAGAAATAAAAGAAGAGTTGGAAGCTAAATATCAATTACTTAACCTTGATAAAGCAGAAAATTAA